A part of Crassostrea angulata isolate pt1a10 chromosome 5, ASM2561291v2, whole genome shotgun sequence genomic DNA contains:
- the LOC128186008 gene encoding uncharacterized protein LOC128186008, producing MFNMIFICLGVFCIMISVNCEKKIVVDSECVYTKIDEILGEKFNTTTQICCKRSGVHDKYQLEQEVECCGERIYRKEKEMCCNGQVHSKDNNVKNCKQRTQILDGWKVTKTRYNRRHFMEVNGFVGRVWKSWLRQFKQRRPLMIIFKAK from the exons AtgttcaatatgatttttatatgtTTGGGAGTTTTCTGCATAATGATTTCAGTAAACTGTGAGAagaaaatag TTGTAGATAGTGAGTGTGTCTACACGAAGATCGATGAAATTCTGGGTGAAAAATTTAATACAACGACACAGATTTGCTGCAAGAGGTCAGGAGTTCACGATAAATATCAACTGGAACAGGAAGTAGAATGCTGTGGAG AAAGAATTTACAGAAAGGAGAAAGAGATGTGTTGCAACGGACAAGTCCATTCAAAGGATAACAATGTGAAAAACTGTAAACAGA GAACACAGATCTTGGACGGTTGGAAAGTCACTAAAACAAG ATACAATAGGAGACATTTTATGGAAGTCAATGGATTTGTTGGTCGGGTTTGGAAATCGTGGTTAAGACAATTTAAACAAAGAAGGCCATTGATGATAATTTTCAAAGCAAAATAA
- the LOC128183343 gene encoding uncharacterized protein LOC128183343, whose protein sequence is MTYYTLQVITETWGLILDKQRGDFQRPSKAILYKQDSFKYLYFILTNYNFLSTNMFILLLLTFGLQCKTAAVKNDKSIVVDDECVYTKNGEIQFAKFNETTQICCARSGVHDKCQQEQEVQCCGDKIYRPGKEICCEDKPYSSQNHRCCGNIITSLTERCGNKRGRDILRFTRRIWKSWLRKSRRGKSILMMIFL, encoded by the exons ATGACATATTATACCTTGCAAGTAATAACGGAAACATGGGGGTTGATATTGGACAAACAAAGGGGAGATTTTCAACGCCCAAGCAAAGCAATACTATATAAGCAAGACAGTTTTAAGTAcctgtattttattttgacaaattatAATTTCCTCtcaacaaatatgtttattttattattactaACTTTTGGACTCCAGTGCAAAACAGCTGCAGTAAAGAATGATAAAAGCAtag TTGTAGATGACGAGTGTGTGTACACAAAGAATGGTGAAATTCAGTTTGcaaaatttaatgaaacaacACAAATTTGCTGCGCCAGATCTGGTGTTCACGACAAATGTCAGCAGGAACAGGAAGTACAATGTTGTGGAG ATAAAATTTACAGACCAGGTAAAGAGATTTGCTGTGAAGATAAGCCATACTCATCACAAAACCACAGATGCTGTGGAAACATAATAACAAGTTTAACAGAAAG ATGTGGCAACAAGAGAGGAAGGGACATTCTGCGCTTTACAAGACGCATTTGGAAATCGTGGCTAAGAAAATCGAGGCGGGGGAAATCAATATTGATGATGATATTCCTTTGA